The Drosophila sulfurigaster albostrigata strain 15112-1811.04 chromosome 3, ASM2355843v2, whole genome shotgun sequence genomic sequence TTCCGCCAATATAAAGGAAAACATACGAAAATTGGCTTGAATAGATGTAGTAATGTTGTGCATGTCAGGGGaaccacaaaataaacaaaataagaatCAAATGAACgtgaaaataaaacttatataCAGCATTCcaaaaaagtaatttcaaaATCTCGTTCACTTATTTCAAGTCCTTGTGACTGTACGCTAATATTTTTAAGGCAAAGTCTTGGATGCTTTTTCCTGGAATATATATTCCAAATTCTTTGTTTTAACTTAACTGTCTCACTATTGTCGTCTCATTACGAATTccgtttaattttttttcaactattttcCAACTACAGCATCGACGACAGATGCCCCCAggaccaccaccaccacctgAGGGAATGCCTCCACCACCTGAGGGaatgccaccgccaccacaGGGAATGCCACCACCGCCTGAGGGTatgccaccaccaccatcTTAAAGAAAACGAACAATATGCAGACATACGAActtacatactatatatctcATATACAGACCTAAAGCGCTTGTCTAGGGTAAGGGATTCTCATCCAAAAACGCAGTGATATTaccaacaataaaacaaatttaaagcattCCAAAAAATATTCCACGAATTTCTTGTGAagcaattaacaaattttccTCGAATTTTATAATCCTCGCTCATCCCTTGCAGCAGGTAGCTCTTCCATAAAATCGGATGCGTACCTGTGATCCTGAACGGTCCTGATTTCGAGTATTAAAGGGACTGCGaaaatgtttcatttattCAGTTGTTGCTTGATACTCGATCAGGATGAAGTTCATCGCGTTATTCTTGCTGTGCAGCCTGACTGTTGGTCTGGTCGTGGCGTTTCCTGACAATCATATTGCAGTTGCTGATGTGTCAGCTGGTGGCATGCATGTTGATGCAATTTCCGACCGTGGAACAGGAGATGCCGCCTCAGCATCGCAAATTGCTCGGCTACGTCAGTCTCGTCATCTTCTGAAGAATCTGTTCAATCCCGAGCCAAAGGTAATAGTTCAACCGATTATCGTGGAaccacagcaaccacaaccgTTTTTTCCTGGTTTTAATCCCTATGTTGGTACTGGTCGAGGCTTTGGGTACGGTAGCTTTCCTTATAATCGACCCGTTGGTTATTGATTGAACAAACtgtaaataatatgtattacaaagtttaataaagaaatttaaaataaaagaaaacgtTGACTTCTTAAAGCGCACaatttattcctttttttgtgtcttttgTTTATACAAAGTCAAATTTCCTAAGCGCAAATCCCTTAAGTCCAAAACAGTCGTCGATGGTTGCGCTCGTCTGCTCCTCATTTTGTGGTTCTCGTAATGCCTAATTAGGCATGCCGGGCACGTAAGTCTAATTCTCAAAGAACTTAGCGAAGGTCGCGCCTCGTCGCTTGCGcttcaaattttaaatcatttcaatAATGTAACAGAAACTTGacgaaaattttcaaataaagtacagcttttttaaatttatcatgAATTGTTGTACAAGTAAATTAactcttttgatttttgtttcaaaacaatagcaaaaaaataataataataataaaaataataataataataagtttattCACATATGATTACGTTTTGATTTGGTTTATCACGTATGCTTTATTTTCTTCGCGTTAGCCTTTGTACACTTTTGCCCTTTTTTGGGCAACTCCTTCAAATATTACCAACATACAATagtattacaatttc encodes the following:
- the LOC133842281 gene encoding uncharacterized protein LOC133842281; amino-acid sequence: MKFIALFLLCSLTVGLVVAFPDNHIAVADVSAGGMHVDAISDRGTGDAASASQIARLRQSRHLLKNLFNPEPKVIVQPIIVEPQQPQPFFPGFNPYVGTGRGFGYGSFPYNRPVGY